From a single Asticcacaulis sp. MM231 genomic region:
- a CDS encoding HAMP domain-containing sensor histidine kinase codes for MNSPQRTPAEPASPLPRHISRDSVVLDYGLLAQWRLSPYALGFFGIGLPLFIWAAALAVSGWLLAIYLMVFLINWTVFMIMKNQSAKRMTATQMPDPALRYTLIRERRLRQGAAGALWTLTLLMISLSVSLSGQGQHNEFMLMICGGAAVGVIFFCAPVLLFLLILGPIAVAGPIFAMYHLHPGGELSQFMTGGMALTLAMGFVLNRHMQEHYLLQHGQLEAASERESARAEAHALNDAKMALMETLSREVRTGLTGIEQNLLQGLTHLSRAPAPRQYVDAALNEVGHLQSILVTTLDNDTAAAGQIEIDVRPLDIDLLAQRMIGQFAPLAHSKGLSLSYNTSSLPEGTLPGLKGAALGDEHRVEQILAHLLSNALLYTQQGRVELKLLLLPEGFLRLEVVDSGPGLSPGELEQAFTPHARILRTSSGQSGAGLGLSLSRSLSALMGGRTGAESTLDVGSKFWLDLPYDSRAVPPPRPIASDDAPRPAHDHSLRVLLISNDSLRSAQLRDSLEHLGHKCLTSTSRERALTLARKAPIDACLISTGALDVLEDADHRGNLERFLNSLRQTQEDARLTIVALLPDGQQAEALHDLGVTSLLMPLNREALSRALAQAPSLA; via the coding sequence ATGAACAGTCCTCAGCGTACCCCAGCCGAACCCGCCTCGCCCTTGCCGCGCCACATCTCGCGCGACTCCGTCGTGCTCGATTACGGGCTGCTGGCCCAATGGCGGCTGTCGCCCTATGCTCTGGGCTTCTTCGGCATAGGCCTGCCCCTGTTCATCTGGGCGGCAGCACTCGCTGTTTCCGGCTGGCTTCTGGCCATATATCTGATGGTGTTTCTGATCAATTGGACGGTCTTCATGATCATGAAGAATCAGTCCGCCAAGCGGATGACCGCCACACAGATGCCGGATCCGGCGCTTCGCTATACCCTGATCCGCGAACGTCGCCTGCGTCAGGGCGCGGCCGGCGCGCTGTGGACGCTGACACTGCTGATGATATCCTTAAGCGTCAGCCTTAGCGGTCAGGGCCAGCATAACGAATTCATGCTGATGATCTGTGGCGGCGCGGCCGTCGGCGTCATCTTCTTCTGCGCGCCCGTCCTTCTTTTTCTTTTGATCCTGGGGCCCATCGCCGTCGCCGGCCCGATTTTTGCCATGTATCACCTTCACCCCGGCGGTGAACTGAGCCAATTCATGACCGGCGGCATGGCTCTGACCCTCGCCATGGGCTTTGTGCTCAACCGTCACATGCAGGAGCATTACCTGCTCCAGCATGGCCAGCTTGAAGCCGCCTCTGAGCGCGAATCCGCCCGCGCCGAAGCCCATGCGCTCAATGACGCCAAGATGGCCCTGATGGAAACCCTGTCACGCGAAGTCCGGACCGGCCTCACAGGCATCGAGCAAAACCTGCTGCAGGGCCTGACGCACCTGTCGCGCGCACCGGCGCCGCGCCAGTACGTCGATGCTGCTCTGAACGAGGTCGGCCACCTGCAATCGATCCTGGTTACCACACTCGATAACGATACCGCCGCCGCCGGACAGATCGAGATCGACGTCAGGCCGCTCGATATCGACCTGCTGGCCCAGCGCATGATCGGCCAGTTCGCCCCCCTGGCGCACAGCAAGGGGCTGAGCCTCAGCTATAACACATCCAGCCTGCCAGAAGGCACCCTGCCCGGCCTTAAGGGCGCCGCCCTGGGTGACGAACATCGTGTCGAGCAGATCCTGGCCCACCTGCTCAGCAACGCCCTGCTCTACACGCAACAAGGCCGCGTCGAACTCAAACTGCTGTTGCTGCCGGAAGGTTTCCTGCGCCTCGAAGTGGTCGATTCCGGCCCAGGCCTCAGCCCGGGCGAACTCGAACAGGCCTTTACACCCCATGCCCGCATCCTGCGCACCTCATCCGGTCAGTCGGGCGCCGGCCTGGGCCTTAGCCTGTCGCGTTCTTTGAGCGCCCTGATGGGCGGACGCACCGGCGCGGAAAGCACGCTCGATGTCGGCTCGAAATTCTGGCTCGACCTGCCTTACGATTCCAGGGCCGTGCCGCCACCGCGCCCCATCGCCTCGGACGATGCGCCAAGACCCGCTCATGATCACAGCCTGCGCGTCCTGCTGATTTCCAATGACAGTCTGCGCTCGGCACAACTGCGCGACTCGCTCGAACATCTCGGCCACAAGTGCCTGACCTCGACCTCTCGCGAGCGCGCGCTCACCCTGGCCAGGAAGGCGCCGATCGACGCCTGCCTGATCTCGACCGGCGCCCTTGATGTGCTGGAAGACGCCGATCATCGCGGGAATTTGGAGCGTTTCCTGAACAGCCTGCGCCAGACGCAGGAAGACGCCCGCCTCACTATCGTGGCCTTGCTGCCCGATGGCCAACAAGCCGAAGCCCTGCATGATCTGGGCGTGACCTCGCTGCTGATGCCGCTGAACCGTGAGGCCCTGTCACGCGCGCTGGCGCAAGCGCCTAGCCTGGCCTAA
- a CDS encoding sensor histidine kinase KdpD has protein sequence MSPDIRPDPDKLLALIGKDEGERARGHLKIFFGSSAGVGKTFAMLTEARRRQAEGRDVMIGVVEHHGRAETRALVEGLPVLPLQAIDHRGVTVHEFDLDAALARRPSLILMDEFAHTNAPNSRHPKRWQDVEELLDNGIDVYTTLNVQHLDSINDQVARLTGIWVKETVPDTIFDSADEIALIDTPSDELLKRLAEGKVYVAEGANKRAAENFFKKSNLLALREIALRRTAERVDAQSDELNAAMGQNEAQVGHKIMLLIGPDPLSTRLIRHAKRMATRGRAPWYAVYLQSERHEQLDEKGRTRIEQYLRLAENLGAQIVRLSGMRPAEDILAYAQQNGFTRIVVGYRRPKWWLRPFRGTFAQHLIEASDGIEITVVHGATGNTRESVTAGAIIRPFLARPLDYGLAVAGVALGTAIAFPFRDVTPSNNLAMIYLTVVVIVAARLGLGPSILASMLSIPAFNFFFTDPYYTFNFYDSYYYVTFAFMLVTSLVVGSLTARLSRHARLVSNRERETQILYGLTRGLSAVRGIDAICEVAIRHLSGPFSLDVTVFVRTPSGLQPYPQGIITNDMREMGAVNWVSANGLMAGRDTDTMPSATGLYLPLLAEKEAFGVLGLTSRDAGHSFTGAEILQFEAFASLIAGALQRARRSDEAAESKVESENEKLRNVLLSSLSHDLRTPLTVMNNSVSTLLRMRKELPRKAMDELTGLWSQLTRLQKFVGNLLDMAAITSGHMKLNFQPYMIQEIIGAALGQVQATKENRTIGTHISGNLPMVRIDGGLIEQVFINLLENAFQHTQDNGRLDIYVEKDADRLRVRISDDGDGLKDGDEARIFEQFQKGQTLRSDRSGGTGLGLAICRGIVQAHGGMIYAKNNRTLGQNAGSHGASFIFTLPIAPALPEGNLPESAL, from the coding sequence GTGAGTCCCGACATAAGACCCGACCCTGACAAACTGCTCGCCCTTATCGGCAAGGATGAGGGCGAGCGTGCGCGCGGCCATCTGAAGATCTTCTTCGGATCGTCGGCAGGCGTTGGCAAGACCTTCGCTATGCTGACCGAGGCGCGCCGGCGTCAGGCGGAAGGGCGCGACGTGATGATCGGCGTCGTCGAGCACCATGGCCGCGCCGAAACCAGAGCGCTGGTCGAAGGCCTGCCGGTTTTGCCGCTGCAGGCCATCGACCATCGCGGCGTTACCGTGCATGAGTTCGATCTCGATGCCGCCCTGGCGCGCAGGCCATCGCTGATCCTGATGGACGAGTTTGCGCACACGAATGCGCCAAACTCCCGCCACCCCAAGCGCTGGCAGGATGTCGAGGAGCTGCTCGATAACGGCATTGATGTCTACACCACGCTCAATGTGCAGCATCTGGACAGCATCAATGATCAGGTGGCGCGCCTGACCGGCATCTGGGTCAAGGAGACGGTGCCGGACACCATTTTCGATTCGGCCGACGAGATCGCTCTGATCGATACCCCGTCCGATGAACTCCTGAAGCGTCTGGCCGAGGGTAAGGTCTATGTCGCCGAAGGCGCCAACAAACGCGCCGCCGAAAATTTCTTCAAGAAGAGCAACCTGCTGGCCCTGCGTGAAATAGCGCTGCGCCGCACCGCCGAGCGCGTCGACGCCCAGAGCGACGAACTGAATGCCGCCATGGGGCAAAACGAAGCGCAGGTCGGCCATAAGATCATGCTTTTGATCGGACCTGACCCGCTCTCCACCCGCCTGATTCGTCATGCCAAACGTATGGCGACACGGGGCAGGGCGCCGTGGTACGCCGTCTATCTGCAAAGCGAGCGCCACGAACAACTCGATGAAAAGGGCCGGACTCGCATCGAGCAATATCTGCGGCTGGCGGAAAACCTGGGTGCCCAGATCGTGCGCCTGTCCGGTATGCGGCCGGCAGAGGATATTCTCGCCTATGCGCAGCAGAATGGCTTTACGCGCATCGTGGTCGGTTATCGCCGGCCCAAATGGTGGCTGCGCCCCTTCCGCGGCACCTTTGCGCAACACCTGATCGAGGCCAGCGACGGCATCGAAATCACCGTCGTGCATGGCGCGACAGGCAACACCCGCGAATCTGTGACGGCGGGGGCGATCATCCGACCCTTCCTGGCGCGACCGTTAGACTATGGCCTGGCGGTGGCGGGTGTGGCGCTCGGCACCGCCATCGCTTTTCCTTTCCGAGATGTGACCCCCTCGAATAATCTGGCCATGATTTACCTCACCGTCGTGGTCATCGTGGCCGCGCGGTTAGGATTGGGGCCATCGATACTGGCGTCGATGCTGAGTATTCCGGCGTTCAACTTCTTCTTTACTGACCCTTATTACACCTTCAATTTCTACGACAGTTATTACTACGTCACCTTCGCCTTCATGCTGGTGACCTCACTGGTGGTGGGCTCGCTGACGGCGCGGCTGTCGCGCCATGCCCGCCTTGTCAGCAACCGTGAACGCGAAACCCAAATCCTCTATGGTCTGACACGCGGCCTGTCGGCCGTGCGCGGTATCGATGCTATCTGCGAGGTGGCGATTCGTCATCTCAGTGGCCCTTTCAGCCTCGATGTGACGGTGTTTGTCCGCACCCCCTCCGGTCTGCAACCCTATCCTCAAGGTATCATCACCAACGATATGCGCGAGATGGGGGCGGTCAACTGGGTGTCGGCCAATGGCCTGATGGCGGGGCGTGATACCGACACCATGCCCTCGGCTACAGGACTTTACCTGCCGCTGCTGGCGGAAAAGGAAGCCTTCGGCGTGCTGGGCCTGACGTCGCGCGATGCCGGCCATTCTTTCACCGGCGCGGAGATCCTGCAATTCGAGGCCTTCGCCAGCCTGATCGCCGGCGCCTTGCAGCGAGCGCGCCGTTCGGACGAGGCGGCGGAATCGAAGGTCGAATCCGAAAATGAAAAACTGCGCAATGTGCTGCTGTCGTCGCTGTCGCACGATCTGCGTACGCCGCTCACCGTCATGAACAATTCGGTCAGTACGCTGTTGCGGATGCGCAAGGAACTGCCGCGCAAAGCGATGGATGAGCTGACCGGGCTGTGGAGCCAGTTAACGCGGCTGCAAAAATTCGTTGGCAATCTGCTCGATATGGCGGCGATCACCTCCGGTCATATGAAGCTCAATTTCCAGCCCTATATGATCCAGGAAATCATCGGTGCCGCGCTCGGTCAGGTGCAGGCCACGAAAGAGAACCGGACGATCGGAACACACATATCGGGCAACCTGCCGATGGTGAGGATCGATGGCGGCCTGATCGAGCAGGTGTTTATCAATCTGCTCGAAAACGCCTTTCAACATACGCAAGATAATGGCCGTCTCGATATTTACGTTGAAAAAGACGCTGACCGCCTGCGCGTGCGCATTTCCGACGATGGCGACGGCCTGAAAGACGGCGATGAAGCGCGCATCTTCGAGCAGTTCCAGAAGGGACAGACGCTGCGTTCGGACCGCTCCGGCGGTACGGGCCTGGGCCTCGCCATCTGCCGGGGTATTGTGCAGGCGCATGGCGGTATGATCTATGCCAAGAACAACCGTACGCTTGGTCAAAATGCCGGCAGCCATGGCGCCAGCTTTATCTTTACCCTTCCGATCGCCCCGGCCTTGCCTGAGGGCAACCTGCCTGAAAGCGCCCTATGA
- a CDS encoding TonB family protein, giving the protein MVQPRETPPIPSVTPPPPIPVPPVPQEKRQEYTAPPAVMNTGTPPPVVAAGPRYVAGDWSYPGTDQMANSYPDRAASDEVEGTVTIDCTVSAAGRVTGCNILSESPKGYGFGAATVKLFVKYAKVKPSSVGGELREGDRKKFTYKWQLG; this is encoded by the coding sequence GTGGTTCAGCCCCGTGAGACGCCGCCTATTCCAAGCGTAACGCCGCCGCCGCCCATCCCGGTGCCACCTGTTCCGCAGGAAAAGCGTCAGGAATATACGGCACCTCCCGCGGTGATGAACACAGGTACGCCGCCTCCGGTGGTCGCTGCAGGTCCTCGCTACGTGGCGGGTGACTGGAGCTATCCCGGCACCGATCAAATGGCCAATTCCTATCCGGATCGTGCCGCGAGTGACGAAGTTGAAGGTACGGTCACGATCGACTGCACCGTTAGCGCCGCCGGTCGGGTTACGGGCTGTAACATCCTGAGCGAAAGCCCCAAGGGCTACGGCTTTGGTGCTGCTACGGTCAAGCTTTTCGTCAAGTATGCCAAGGTCAAGCCTAGCTCGGTCGGTGGCGAACTCAGAGAAGGCGATCGTAAGAAGTTTACCTACAAGTGGCAGTTGGGCTAA
- a CDS encoding FAD-binding oxidoreductase, translating into MVHSPSHSLIVVGGGIVGLTIAVAARASGHKVTLITRDDIEVTASGVAAGMIAPAMEAMNDPDPEFSYRRFKHAQGAWLDLNALWPEALQQTLVKAQTGDAIYISDTPAASADTFTAMGANHASVLAKSIPEASSATSIHDEWLVEAGPMLEALATHLDTLGGVSLRASVKEVSAVQVRLDSGEILTADAVVVAAGYDSKGLADSIPGLSALTPIKGHLLDIEGQGGFGVLRSATGYLADYGRIAKFGATMQMGQADLRVEPDVVETLIGRAADMNIDIGTAIPRTGIRAATPDGWPLIGRDPASGVLVAAGMRRNGYIFAPFAAKIILALIEGRPSPDEGIYRPDRF; encoded by the coding sequence ATGGTCCACAGCCCTTCTCATTCCCTGATCGTCGTCGGTGGCGGCATTGTCGGCCTGACGATCGCCGTGGCGGCTCGGGCTTCCGGTCACAAGGTTACGCTGATCACGCGCGATGATATCGAGGTGACCGCTTCGGGGGTAGCGGCCGGCATGATCGCGCCCGCCATGGAGGCGATGAATGATCCCGATCCGGAGTTCAGTTATCGACGTTTCAAGCACGCTCAAGGCGCCTGGCTCGATCTTAACGCGCTATGGCCGGAAGCGCTGCAACAGACCCTGGTGAAGGCCCAGACGGGCGACGCAATCTATATCAGCGATACGCCGGCCGCATCGGCGGATACATTCACCGCAATGGGCGCGAACCATGCCTCAGTCCTTGCGAAGTCAATTCCGGAGGCTTCCAGCGCTACCAGTATCCATGATGAATGGCTGGTGGAAGCCGGGCCAATGCTTGAAGCCCTGGCAACTCATCTGGATACGCTCGGCGGTGTAAGCCTGAGAGCGAGCGTCAAAGAGGTTTCGGCCGTTCAGGTAAGGCTTGATAGCGGCGAGATCCTGACGGCCGACGCGGTTGTTGTGGCGGCTGGCTATGACAGCAAGGGATTGGCTGACAGCATCCCCGGGCTTTCGGCACTTACGCCCATCAAGGGGCATCTGCTCGATATCGAAGGGCAGGGCGGGTTTGGTGTTTTGCGCTCAGCGACGGGCTATCTTGCCGATTACGGACGAATTGCAAAGTTTGGCGCGACCATGCAGATGGGGCAGGCGGACCTGCGCGTCGAGCCTGATGTGGTCGAAACTCTGATCGGTCGTGCTGCCGATATGAACATTGACATTGGAACGGCCATTCCCCGAACCGGCATCCGCGCCGCCACGCCGGACGGCTGGCCGCTGATCGGGCGTGACCCGGCCTCGGGCGTGCTGGTTGCCGCGGGTATGCGGCGCAACGGCTATATTTTCGCCCCGTTCGCGGCCAAAATCATTCTGGCGCTGATCGAAGGCCGGCCCTCGCCCGACGAAGGCATCTATCGCCCGGACCGCTTTTAA
- a CDS encoding M48 family metallopeptidase, whose amino-acid sequence MGRFGKLSASGIIVLAAGLSLSGCETNQTLGRSQFLLVDDVALEQSAATAWQEQLKTAKVSKDPVLNKRIQTVGARIAAASGLGASGWEYVLFQDDQPNAFVIPGKKVGINTGLFKVVKNDDQLAAVIGHETAHVLGKHAAERASQQMAAQGVLGAAVGATSGNTQKAISSYGGLGAQLGLLLPYSRKHESEADRIGVDLVAKAGYRPSAAIEVWQNMMALNSGAPPELLSTHPSDKTRIKDLQDYIAAKGYK is encoded by the coding sequence ATGGGACGCTTCGGAAAATTGTCGGCTTCAGGAATAATTGTACTGGCGGCCGGGTTGAGCCTCAGTGGCTGTGAAACCAACCAGACGCTTGGCCGCTCGCAATTTTTGCTGGTCGATGACGTCGCTCTGGAGCAAAGCGCCGCGACCGCCTGGCAGGAACAGCTCAAGACGGCGAAAGTCTCGAAGGACCCGGTACTCAACAAGCGTATCCAGACTGTAGGCGCGCGCATCGCCGCAGCGTCAGGACTTGGCGCCAGCGGTTGGGAATATGTGCTGTTTCAGGATGATCAGCCCAATGCCTTTGTCATTCCCGGCAAGAAGGTCGGGATCAATACTGGCCTGTTCAAGGTCGTGAAGAATGACGACCAACTCGCCGCCGTGATCGGCCATGAAACGGCGCACGTTCTGGGCAAGCACGCCGCTGAGCGCGCGTCGCAACAGATGGCGGCGCAGGGTGTGCTCGGTGCGGCGGTAGGCGCGACCTCGGGCAATACGCAAAAGGCGATTTCCAGCTATGGTGGCCTCGGCGCGCAGCTTGGCCTTCTGTTGCCCTATTCGCGCAAGCATGAATCCGAAGCCGACCGTATCGGTGTCGATCTGGTGGCCAAGGCCGGTTATCGTCCGAGCGCCGCTATCGAGGTGTGGCAGAACATGATGGCGCTCAATTCTGGCGCGCCGCCGGAACTCTTGTCGACTCACCCGTCGGACAAGACGCGGATCAAGGACCTGCAGGACTATATCGCCGCCAAGGGCTACAAGTAG
- a CDS encoding transglycosylase SLT domain-containing protein — MRTFIATDAPSPTFLNRMDQVADTVTRGAERVGTGVMGALQRAADATGVDFNYLVKTATRESSLNPGAKAPTSSAAGLFQFIEQTWLSTVKTHGAKHGYGAFADQITKGRDGRYHVNDPAARKQVLGLRYDAMASAVMGAELTAGHAAYLKGRIGRDPTQGELYAAHFLGPAGAASLINASQQRPTAIAANLFPAAARANHTIFYKAGRALNVSDVVANLTKTGNSATMAVPATAPVDTDDGRLMIASRMEKVRSDQAILDMMFGSDDGQKGMLFATQLMAAFGPGEDEGTDSKSPDNAYAKAFGNLLG, encoded by the coding sequence ATGCGTACGTTTATTGCCACAGATGCCCCGTCGCCCACCTTCCTGAACCGTATGGATCAGGTCGCCGATACGGTCACGCGTGGCGCCGAGCGTGTCGGCACCGGCGTCATGGGGGCGCTGCAACGCGCCGCCGACGCTACGGGGGTTGATTTCAACTATCTGGTCAAGACGGCGACGCGCGAAAGCTCGCTCAATCCCGGCGCCAAGGCCCCGACCTCGTCGGCGGCGGGTCTGTTCCAGTTCATCGAACAGACCTGGCTGAGTACGGTCAAGACGCATGGCGCCAAGCATGGCTATGGCGCCTTTGCCGACCAGATCACCAAGGGCCGCGATGGCCGCTACCATGTCAATGATCCGGCTGCGCGCAAACAGGTGCTGGGATTGCGCTATGACGCGATGGCCAGCGCCGTCATGGGGGCGGAACTGACCGCCGGCCACGCCGCCTATCTCAAGGGCCGCATTGGCCGTGACCCGACGCAGGGCGAACTCTACGCGGCGCACTTTTTGGGCCCTGCTGGCGCCGCCAGCCTGATCAATGCCAGCCAGCAGCGACCCACAGCCATTGCTGCCAACCTGTTTCCGGCCGCGGCGCGGGCCAATCACACTATTTTCTATAAGGCCGGTCGTGCGCTGAATGTCAGCGATGTGGTCGCCAACCTGACCAAAACCGGCAATTCGGCCACCATGGCGGTGCCGGCGACAGCGCCGGTCGATACGGATGACGGGCGTCTTATGATCGCGTCGCGAATGGAAAAGGTGCGTTCGGATCAGGCCATACTGGACATGATGTTCGGCAGCGACGATGGCCAGAAGGGCATGCTCTTCGCCACGCAACTGATGGCCGCCTTCGGGCCGGGCGAGGACGAGGGGACGGACAGCAAGAGCCCGGATAACGCCTATGCGAAAGCCTTCGGGAACCTTCTGGGTTGA
- a CDS encoding response regulator gives MTRILTIEDEHDIRRFLRTTLGANDMTVIEAETGKAGLQKASSQSPDVILLDLGLPDMDGMDIIRQLREWGRIPIIVLSARGQESDKIEALERGADDYLTKPFSAGELIARIKVALRHANRPQGDMPFTYEYDGLSIDAAARRVRLDGEDVHLTPIEYKLLAVLARNSGKVLTHGALLNEVWGKHSQDSQTYLRIHTQHLREKLKDDALNPRFIVTEPGIGYRLKP, from the coding sequence ATGACCCGTATCCTGACCATCGAAGACGAGCACGATATCCGCCGTTTCCTGCGCACGACGCTGGGGGCCAACGACATGACTGTCATCGAAGCCGAAACCGGCAAGGCGGGCCTGCAAAAGGCCAGTTCGCAGTCACCGGATGTGATCCTGCTCGATCTCGGCCTGCCCGACATGGATGGCATGGACATCATCCGCCAACTGCGCGAATGGGGCCGTATCCCGATCATCGTGCTGTCGGCGCGCGGGCAGGAGAGTGACAAGATCGAGGCGCTTGAACGGGGCGCTGATGATTATCTGACCAAGCCGTTCTCAGCCGGCGAACTGATCGCGCGCATCAAGGTCGCGCTGCGTCACGCCAACCGGCCGCAGGGCGATATGCCCTTCACCTATGAATATGACGGCCTCTCTATTGATGCGGCGGCGCGCCGGGTGCGGCTGGATGGCGAGGATGTCCACCTGACGCCGATCGAATACAAGTTGCTCGCGGTTCTGGCGCGTAATTCCGGTAAGGTGCTTACCCACGGCGCCCTTCTCAATGAAGTCTGGGGTAAGCATTCGCAGGACAGCCAGACCTATCTGCGTATCCACACCCAGCACCTGCGCGAAAAACTGAAGGACGATGCTCTCAATCCACGCTTCATCGTCACGGAGCCAGGCATAGGTTACCGGCTAAAGCCCTGA
- a CDS encoding biopolymer transporter ExbD translates to MGAKLSGGGGSKFHVEANAEINVTPFVDVMLVLLIIFMVAAPLATVSVEVTLPKAVAKPIQNPPKPVYISLQKDGSVFIGNEPTSLDALGDDLKKAVGARNPEEERIFIRADKQTRYAEFMKVMNKLQDNGFYSVALQGEDDAK, encoded by the coding sequence ATGGGAGCCAAGCTATCAGGTGGTGGCGGCTCGAAGTTTCACGTCGAAGCCAACGCGGAAATCAACGTTACCCCGTTCGTCGACGTTATGCTTGTCTTGCTTATTATCTTCATGGTGGCGGCGCCGCTCGCCACTGTGTCGGTAGAAGTGACGCTACCAAAAGCCGTCGCCAAGCCAATACAGAATCCGCCGAAGCCGGTTTATATATCGCTGCAAAAAGATGGCAGCGTGTTCATCGGTAACGAACCTACGTCGCTCGACGCCCTTGGGGATGACCTCAAGAAGGCAGTCGGTGCACGTAACCCCGAAGAAGAACGTATTTTCATCCGCGCTGATAAACAAACGCGTTACGCCGAGTTTATGAAGGTGATGAATAAGCTGCAGGACAATGGTTTCTACAGTGTCGCTCTTCAGGGCGAAGACGACGCAAAGTAA
- a CDS encoding MotA/TolQ/ExbB proton channel family protein — translation MLEHKKSNPLIALLGAAALLMSAPAMAVAAAAPTSAAAPAAAPEATAPAAEATDETSAAAGHAPSADVDFVSMFMGATVVVKLVMGLLIVLSVISWVLLIMKLMDFSSLNRVTTNFLEAYRGARSIADINRIAVSDEFAGNPLADMAAVATEEIQLSKQAGLSISGEHRDAVLHRAEASVAAVQTGLAKRLSGGLSFLASTGSTSPFIGLFGTVYGIMNSFIGIAQSHTTNLAVVAPGIAEALMATGLGLIAAIPAVVMYNIFNTSITNYGTRSEQFVSELMNSLSRQLDKGA, via the coding sequence ATGCTCGAACATAAGAAATCTAATCCGCTCATTGCTCTGCTCGGCGCTGCCGCGCTTCTCATGAGCGCTCCCGCCATGGCCGTAGCGGCTGCGGCGCCCACCTCGGCTGCCGCCCCGGCTGCCGCCCCGGAAGCGACTGCCCCTGCGGCTGAAGCTACCGATGAAACCAGCGCTGCCGCTGGCCACGCGCCGTCCGCCGACGTTGACTTCGTCAGCATGTTCATGGGCGCGACGGTTGTCGTTAAGCTCGTCATGGGGCTGCTGATTGTTCTGTCGGTGATTTCGTGGGTTCTGCTCATCATGAAACTGATGGACTTCTCCAGCCTCAACCGCGTCACCACGAACTTCCTGGAAGCCTATCGTGGCGCCCGTTCGATCGCTGACATAAATCGTATTGCTGTCTCCGACGAATTCGCAGGCAACCCGCTGGCAGATATGGCCGCTGTCGCCACCGAAGAAATTCAACTGTCCAAGCAAGCCGGCCTGTCGATCTCGGGCGAACACCGCGACGCCGTTCTTCACCGCGCCGAAGCTTCGGTTGCCGCTGTTCAAACCGGCCTGGCCAAGCGTCTCTCGGGTGGTCTGTCCTTCCTGGCTTCGACCGGTTCGACCTCGCCCTTCATCGGTCTGTTCGGTACGGTTTATGGTATCATGAACTCCTTCATCGGTATCGCTCAGTCGCACACGACCAACCTGGCCGTTGTGGCGCCGGGTATCGCTGAAGCCCTTATGGCTACCGGCCTGGGTCTGATCGCCGCTATTCCGGCCGTTGTCATGTACAACATCTTCAACACCAGCATCACGAACTACGGCACCCGTTCAGAGCAATTCGTCTCCGAACTGATGAACTCTCTGTCGCGTCAACTCGACAAAGGGGCGTAA